One genomic window of Monodelphis domestica isolate mMonDom1 chromosome 1, mMonDom1.pri, whole genome shotgun sequence includes the following:
- the LOC100023867 gene encoding cytochrome P450 26A1 isoform X2 has protein sequence MGFSALLASALCTFVLPLLLFLAAVKLWDLYCLSTRDHSCSLPLPPGTMGLPFFGETLQMVLQRRKFLQMKRRKYGFIYKTHLFGRPTVRVMGADNVRQILLGEHRLVSVHWPASVRTILGSGCLSNLHDSLHKKRKKLIMQAFNREALQCYVPVIAEEIKNALERWLQCGDSGLLVYPEVKRLMFRIAMRILLGCESGSATDGDSERELVEAFEEMTRNLFSLPIDVPFSGLYRGMKARNLIHARIEKNIRAKLGGQREPEARGWRVKDVLQLLIEHTQENGERLDMQELKQSATELLFGGHETTASAATSLITYLGLHHHVLQKVREELKSKGYQIPKGWNVIYSICDTHDVADIFTNKEEFNPDRFLLPYPEDSSRFSFIPFGGGLRSCVGKEFAKILLKIFTVELARHCDWQLLNGPPTMKTSPTVYPVDNLPTKFMHFKGEM, from the exons ATGGGTTTCTCCGCCCTGCTGGCGAGCGCTTTATGCACCTTCGTGCTACCGCTGCTGCTCTTTTTGGCTGCCGTCAAGCTCTGGGACCTGTACTGTTTGAGCACTCGGGACCACAGCTGCAGTCTCCCGTTGCCCCCGGGGACTATGGGGTTGCCCTTCTTCGGAGAAACGCTGCAGATGGTATTGCAG CGGAGGAAGTTCTTGCAGATGAAGCGCAGAAAGTACGGCTTTATCTATAAGACTCATCTTTTCGGGCGGCCCACCGTGCGGGTCATGGGCGCGGACAACGTGCGGCAGATACTCCTGGGGGAGCACCGTCTGGTGTCTGTGCACTGGCCGGCCTCTGTCCGGACCATCCTGGGCTCCGGCTGCCTCTCCAACCTCCATGATTCTTTGCACAAGAAGCGCAAAAAG TTGATCATGCAGGCTTTCAACCGGGAGGCGTTGCAATGCTATGTGCCAGTAATAGctgaagagataaaaaatgcTTTGGAAAGGTGGCTCCAATGCGGCGACAGCGGCCTCTTGGTCTACCCCGAGGTCAAGCGCCTCATGTTCCGAATCGCCATGCGCATCTTGCTGGGCTGCGAGTCGGGCAGCGCGACAGACGGGGACAGCGAGAGGGAACTAGTGGAAGCTTTTGAGGAGATGACCCGTAACTTGTTCTCCCTGCCCATCGATGTGCCCTTCAGCGGACTTTACCGA GGCATGAAGGCGAGGAACCTCATCCATGCACGCATCGAAAAGAACATTCGTGCCAAGCTAGGGGGACAACGCGAGCCTGAGGCCAGGGGCTGGCGTGTCAAAGACGTGTTACAGCTGCTCATCGAGCACACGCAGGAGAATGGCGAGAGGCTAGATATGCAG GAGCTGAAGCAATCTGCAACCGAACTTCTCTTCGGAGGGCATGAGACTACAGCGAGTGCTGCCACATCTCTGATCACGTATCTAGGACTTCATCACCATGTGCTCCAGAAAGTGAGAGAAGAACTAAAGAGTAAG GGATACCAGATTCCCAAAGGATGGAATGTTATCTACAGTATCTGTGATACTCATGACGTTGCAGACATTTTTACCAACAAGGAAGAATTTAACCCTGATCGGTTTCTGTTGCCTTATCCAGAGGATTCTTCCAGATTCAGTTTCATTCCATTTGGAGGGGGCCTCAGGAGCTGTGTAGGCAAAGAGTTTGcaaaaattcttctcaaaatatTTACAGTGGAGTTGGCCAGGCATTGTGATTGGCAACTTCTAAATGGACCTCCTACCATGAAAACTAGTCCCACCGTGTACCCAGTGGACAATCTCCCTACAAAATTTATGCATTTCAAGGGTGAAATGTAG
- the LOC100023867 gene encoding cytochrome P450 26A1 isoform X1: protein MGFSALLASALCTFVLPLLLFLAAVKLWDLYCLSTRDHSCSLPLPPGTMGLPFFGETLQMVLQRRKFLQMKRRKYGFIYKTHLFGRPTVRVMGADNVRQILLGEHRLVSVHWPASVRTILGSGCLSNLHDSLHKKRKKLIMQAFNREALQCYVPVIAEEIKNALERWLQCGDSGLLVYPEVKRLMFRIAMRILLGCESGSATDGDSERELVEAFEEMTRNLFSLPIDVPFSGLYRGMKARNLIHARIEKNIRAKLGGQREPEARGWRVKDVLQLLIEHTQENGERLDMQELKQSATELLFGGHETTASAATSLITYLGLHHHVLQKVREELKSKGLLCKSSHDEKLDIDILEQLKYIGCVIKETLRLNPPVPGGFRIALKTFELNGYQIPKGWNVIYSICDTHDVADIFTNKEEFNPDRFLLPYPEDSSRFSFIPFGGGLRSCVGKEFAKILLKIFTVELARHCDWQLLNGPPTMKTSPTVYPVDNLPTKFMHFKGEM from the exons ATGGGTTTCTCCGCCCTGCTGGCGAGCGCTTTATGCACCTTCGTGCTACCGCTGCTGCTCTTTTTGGCTGCCGTCAAGCTCTGGGACCTGTACTGTTTGAGCACTCGGGACCACAGCTGCAGTCTCCCGTTGCCCCCGGGGACTATGGGGTTGCCCTTCTTCGGAGAAACGCTGCAGATGGTATTGCAG CGGAGGAAGTTCTTGCAGATGAAGCGCAGAAAGTACGGCTTTATCTATAAGACTCATCTTTTCGGGCGGCCCACCGTGCGGGTCATGGGCGCGGACAACGTGCGGCAGATACTCCTGGGGGAGCACCGTCTGGTGTCTGTGCACTGGCCGGCCTCTGTCCGGACCATCCTGGGCTCCGGCTGCCTCTCCAACCTCCATGATTCTTTGCACAAGAAGCGCAAAAAG TTGATCATGCAGGCTTTCAACCGGGAGGCGTTGCAATGCTATGTGCCAGTAATAGctgaagagataaaaaatgcTTTGGAAAGGTGGCTCCAATGCGGCGACAGCGGCCTCTTGGTCTACCCCGAGGTCAAGCGCCTCATGTTCCGAATCGCCATGCGCATCTTGCTGGGCTGCGAGTCGGGCAGCGCGACAGACGGGGACAGCGAGAGGGAACTAGTGGAAGCTTTTGAGGAGATGACCCGTAACTTGTTCTCCCTGCCCATCGATGTGCCCTTCAGCGGACTTTACCGA GGCATGAAGGCGAGGAACCTCATCCATGCACGCATCGAAAAGAACATTCGTGCCAAGCTAGGGGGACAACGCGAGCCTGAGGCCAGGGGCTGGCGTGTCAAAGACGTGTTACAGCTGCTCATCGAGCACACGCAGGAGAATGGCGAGAGGCTAGATATGCAG GAGCTGAAGCAATCTGCAACCGAACTTCTCTTCGGAGGGCATGAGACTACAGCGAGTGCTGCCACATCTCTGATCACGTATCTAGGACTTCATCACCATGTGCTCCAGAAAGTGAGAGAAGAACTAAAGAGTAAG GGTTTACTTTGCAAAAGCAGCCATGATGAAAAATTGGACATAGACATTTTGGAACAACTTAAGTACATAGGATGTGTTATTAAGGAAACTCTCAGGCTGAATCCTCCTGTTCCAGGGGGCTTTCGTATTGCCCTCAAGACTTTTGAGTTAAAT GGATACCAGATTCCCAAAGGATGGAATGTTATCTACAGTATCTGTGATACTCATGACGTTGCAGACATTTTTACCAACAAGGAAGAATTTAACCCTGATCGGTTTCTGTTGCCTTATCCAGAGGATTCTTCCAGATTCAGTTTCATTCCATTTGGAGGGGGCCTCAGGAGCTGTGTAGGCAAAGAGTTTGcaaaaattcttctcaaaatatTTACAGTGGAGTTGGCCAGGCATTGTGATTGGCAACTTCTAAATGGACCTCCTACCATGAAAACTAGTCCCACCGTGTACCCAGTGGACAATCTCCCTACAAAATTTATGCATTTCAAGGGTGAAATGTAG